The Thalassolituus oleivorans MIL-1 genome includes the window TGCATCACATCTTGTTGATCTGGACTCACTAACTCGGCGGCTGCAGAGGGAGTCGGAGCGCGCACATCGGCAGCGAAGTCGGCAATGGTGATATCGACTTCATGACCCACCGCGCTAATTACTGGTAATTGCGATGCCGCAATAGCGCGAGCAACGATCTCTTCGTTGAAGCACCATAAATCTTCTAGCGAGCCGCCACCACGGCCAACAATGATGGCATCTACGCGCTGATCTCGATTGGCACGGCCAATGGCATCGACAATTTGTTGTGTCGCTTCACGCCCTTGAACGGGGGTAGGGTAAATATCAACTTCCATTGACGGCCAGCGACGTTTCAATACGGTGAGCATATCGTGGACTGCGGCCCCAGTAGGGGAGGTGACTAAACCAATGCGCTTAATAACGGGCAGCGGTCGTTTGCGTGCAGGGTCAAATAATCCTTCTGCGGCTAAGCGATTTTTAAGCTGCTGAAATGCCAACAGCAGAGCGCCTTCCCCGGCGGGCTTCATGCTATCGACGATTAGCTGATAATCGCCACGATTTTCATATAGGCTGACATTGCCGCGTAGCTCAACTTGATCACCTTCTTTTGGTAAAAACTTTAGTTGAGAGGTCCGCGAACGAAACATAGCGCAGCGAATCTGAGCACCACTGTCCTTGAGGGTAAAGTACCAATGGCCTGAAGACGGGCGAGCTAAATTGGATATTTCACCCTCGACCCGCACAGACGAAAAAGAAATCTCAAGCAGTTGGCGTGCACGCTGATTGAGTTGGCTAACGGTGAATACACCCGGATCTCGGGTTTGAGGCTCTTGAAACGACATAGCGCTACTGTATTAGTACTGCAGTAAATGTGTGTTCAGGCTGCCACAAACTCGTGTGATTCTCCAGTCAGGCTTTCGGATAATGCTGTAATTTTTAGATTGGCACTAACGGCATTTGATGATATCCGGTTTGTTATAATTTCTTTGATTTTGCATAGACATCAACAAATTTTAGGACTAAGTTATTTCTCGATCAGTATTAAAGATACGGGTTTAACTGTATGTTTTTTGAACTGAACTTCTTTATTTGAACAAGGAATTTGTCCATGAAAAAATTGATCGCAGCAACAATTCTTGCTACTTCATCTACTATGGCATTCGCTGCAGGCCCAGCGGGTTGCGGTTTGGGTACTGCTGTAGTCTTTAAAGATGCTAGCCAATGGTATGAGCATGTATTAGCAGCTACCACTAACGGTACTTCTGGTAACCAAACATTTGGTATGACCTCTGGTACTTTGGGTTGTGAAGCAGCTAACGGTCCATTGGCAGATGCACAATTGTTTATTGATCAAAATATGGATCAGTTGGCAGTTGATGCAGCGAAAGGTCAAGGCGAAACTCTAGCTGCATTGGCTGAAGTTATGGGCGTAGAAGCAGCAGATTCAGCAGCATTTAACCGCACTGTTCAATCTAACTTTGATTCTATGTTTAACGCTGATGCAACTTCTGAAGTGGCTTTAGAGTCACTGAAGACTGCAATGGCTAAAGACGTTGAGTTGAAAAAATACGTTGGCTAATCTTTGATTAGATCTTCGTGATGAAAGCGCGCTTCGGCGCGCTTTTTTATGTTTACTGTTTTCTTTTTAGGTTATGGTTTCGCTTTCGTTAAATGGATATTTTTACCATGCTCCGCTCAGGATTGTTGTTGTCGTTTTTTTGTACATTCTTGTTGGCCAGTGCATCGGCTTTTCCTTCAACAGAAAACCAATCTTCAGTTATTAGTGATAACCAGATTCAAGCGCTCGCGGATAAATCACAATGGGCACATCTACTACATGTTCGTTTACATCCGTTTAGTCGTAAGATAATTAGCCAAAATGACAGTGATAATTTCTTTTTAGCGGCTGATGGTAAAACCAATCCAGAGGCTGAAATGGCAGCGGATATCGCCGCATTTTCCCTTACGGAACAGGCACCTGACGTTTCGGCTCAATGCCAGTTTCCCGCGCGATATTTCTGGCTGAAACAACAGTTACCCCTTAATACCTTTGTTGATCAGCCTTGCCCCAAATTTGAAAAGTGGCGTGATGATTTAGAAGCCAATTCGCTGACGCTCATATTTCCAGCCTCGCATATCAATTCGCCCTCATCCATGTACGGCCATACATTAGTGCGTATGGACAGAGCTGATCCCTCGCGTAGTAAATTACTGGCCTATAGTGTGAATTTTGCGGCTAATGCCGACCCCACTGATAACGAGTTGGTGTTTAGCTACAAAGGTTTAACGGGAGGTTATCCTGGAGTGGTATCTGTGATGCCGTACTACGAAAAAACCAATCAGTATCAGCATATGGAATATCGTGATACGTGGGAATATCCGCTGAATTTTACCCCTGATGAGGTTGCGCAGTTCGTGCGTCACATCTGGGAAACCCAAGATACGTATTTTGATTATTTTTTCTTCGACGAAAACTGTTCTTACCGTTTACTGGCGTTGCTGGATGCTAGTTCTGAACGAGCAAACTTAGCGGATCAATTTGTATTAAAAGCCGTTCCGGTTGATACGATTCGAGCTTTAGAGCAACAAAATCTGATCGCAGGCTACGAGTATCGGCCATCAGCGGCGACGGAGCTGGAATTTATGGCGACGCAAGCCGATGGCGAAGTCGTTGATCGCGCCAAGCAATTAGTTGAAAGCGACGATTCTGTAGATGACGTATTGGTCGGCTTATCACCGCTTGAGCAGGCGCAAGCGCTGGAGCTAGGGCATGCCTATGCACGTTATTTGTCGGTGAAAAAGAAGAAGGCGAGTCCGGAATTGCGTAAACGCACGATCGCCATCCTTTCCGCCAGAAGTAAGTTGGAAACCGGTAGTCCTTTCACTTCCGTACCTATGCCCGATGTTCGTGATGATCAAGGCCATAAAACACAGCGCGCTAGGTTAACCCTAGGGCAGAGTGATGAGCAGCCGTTTGTGCAGTTAAGTTGGCGCGCGGCTTACCACGAAATATTGGACCTTCCTAAAGGATTTGTCCCCGGTTCGCAGATACAAATGGGGGAGATTGATATACGTGATGGCGGCAACCATGATCTGCAGTTACAGCGGTTCTTGCTGGTGGATGTTTTATCGCTGAGTCACCGTACACGCTTTCAACGCCCTGTCGCTTGGGGTGTTAGTGCCGGTATGGATAGATATGCTGCCGGAAATAGCGAGCTGTTCACTTATCTGAACGTTGGTTTTGGTCGCGCGCATAAACTGGGTGATGGCCGAATATATGGTTTAGCGCAAATAGAGCTTAAAGCCGACAATCAATTCGAGGACGGTATTCAAGCATCGATAGGGCCGCGTTTAGGTTGGCTGTATCAAGGGCAAACGTATCAGCAACAGTTTGAGTTTAATTGGCAACCGGCCACATTGGGTGACGATACCATTCGCCGCCAATTGCTGTTACAGCAGGGTGTAGGGGTGGCCGATAACCTGCAGTTGCGTTTGGCTTTTAAGCGTCAATGGGCGGAAGCTCAAGCAATCAATGAAGCTGATATATCAGCGGTTTGGTATTTTTGATGCGTTTTAAATTAGTTTGTCTGTTTTTGTTGTCAGGGGTATTGGTTGGCTGTACCTCTTTAACCAGTTTGTATTTTGTGCCGCGCACTGTGTGGATACAAACGCCGCAAGATGTTGGCTTAGTGTATGAAGACGTTTATTTAACTACTGCCGACGATATCACCGTACATGCTTGGTGGATTCCGGCGCAGCAAGATGGGGTGCTTGAGCACAATGAAGAGCAGCAGGCGGATGCGCCGGTGGTTCTGTATTTGCACGGCAATGGCGAAAATATTAGCAGTCATTTTCGCAGTGTCGCTTGGTTACCTGAGCGCGGTGTAGGGGTGCTAGCGCTCGACTATCGTGGTTATGGTGCCTCCGAAGGTCGAGCCATGATGCCCGCTGTCATGATGGATGTCGAAGCCGCTGCTATTTGGTTAAAGAGCAGGGCTCCAGAACAGCCTTTGGTGGTATTAGGACAAAGTATGGGAGCCGCGTTGGCGGTTAATTTCGTTGCTGCGGCGCAACACACTTATTCAATTGAAGCCTTGGTGCTTGATGCGCCGTTTAGTGGTTTTCCTGCTGTTGCCCGTTCGGCGTTGGCGCATTCTTGGATTGGTTATCTGTTTTGGCCAGGTACTTTGTTTGTACCGTCAACCTGGGATCCAGTGCGCTTGGCGCCTAGCATTGAGGTGCCGGTGTTGGTTTTTCATAGCCCTACGGACGGTGTTATTCCTTATGATCAGGGCAAAGAAGTGTATGCGGCACTTAGGTCGCCTTCGTGCTGGATAGACAGTGTCGGCCCGCACATTCAGACCTTTGCTTACCCCGATTTGAAAGAGGCTGCTTATCGCTTCATTGAGGCTCAGGGTTGTTCGTCGTTTACCGGTGACTGACCTTTCGGTATAATGCGCCGCCTGGGAGTCTAAGGACTTCCGAATTACCTTCATTCTCCTCGTTCTGGAAGGCACTCTATGTTGCGAATCGCTCAGGATGCACTCACTTTTGATGACGTGCTATTGGTTCCCGGTTATTCCGAGGTTCTGCCCAATCAGGTTTCTCTGAAAACACGCTTAACACGCGGCATTCAGCTTAATACGCCTG containing:
- the xseA gene encoding exodeoxyribonuclease VII large subunit, which produces MSFQEPQTRDPGVFTVSQLNQRARQLLEISFSSVRVEGEISNLARPSSGHWYFTLKDSGAQIRCAMFRSRTSQLKFLPKEGDQVELRGNVSLYENRGDYQLIVDSMKPAGEGALLLAFQQLKNRLAAEGLFDPARKRPLPVIKRIGLVTSPTGAAVHDMLTVLKRRWPSMEVDIYPTPVQGREATQQIVDAIGRANRDQRVDAIIVGRGGGSLEDLWCFNEEIVARAIAASQLPVISAVGHEVDITIADFAADVRAPTPSAAAELVSPDQQDVMQRLQQLQRRLAQGMRQHLQQQQQRILRLQQRVRGPQHLLRNQAQRIDQLEARLQRAMRQQLRDQQQRLGRLQQALNHQHPQRNLTEYQQRLQRLWLQLQRRMQTHLQQQGQRLQSQAKLLSSLSPLEVLGRGYSITQRADGQVIEKHTDVKIDDIMHTRLGSGWIESQVLSRRKTLKKSSPTKK
- a CDS encoding DUF3015 domain-containing protein, yielding MKKLIAATILATSSTMAFAAGPAGCGLGTAVVFKDASQWYEHVLAATTNGTSGNQTFGMTSGTLGCEAANGPLADAQLFIDQNMDQLAVDAAKGQGETLAALAEVMGVEAADSAAFNRTVQSNFDSMFNADATSEVALESLKTAMAKDVELKKYVG
- a CDS encoding DUF4105 domain-containing protein encodes the protein MLRSGLLLSFFCTFLLASASAFPSTENQSSVISDNQIQALADKSQWAHLLHVRLHPFSRKIISQNDSDNFFLAADGKTNPEAEMAADIAAFSLTEQAPDVSAQCQFPARYFWLKQQLPLNTFVDQPCPKFEKWRDDLEANSLTLIFPASHINSPSSMYGHTLVRMDRADPSRSKLLAYSVNFAANADPTDNELVFSYKGLTGGYPGVVSVMPYYEKTNQYQHMEYRDTWEYPLNFTPDEVAQFVRHIWETQDTYFDYFFFDENCSYRLLALLDASSERANLADQFVLKAVPVDTIRALEQQNLIAGYEYRPSAATELEFMATQADGEVVDRAKQLVESDDSVDDVLVGLSPLEQAQALELGHAYARYLSVKKKKASPELRKRTIAILSARSKLETGSPFTSVPMPDVRDDQGHKTQRARLTLGQSDEQPFVQLSWRAAYHEILDLPKGFVPGSQIQMGEIDIRDGGNHDLQLQRFLLVDVLSLSHRTRFQRPVAWGVSAGMDRYAAGNSELFTYLNVGFGRAHKLGDGRIYGLAQIELKADNQFEDGIQASIGPRLGWLYQGQTYQQQFEFNWQPATLGDDTIRRQLLLQQGVGVADNLQLRLAFKRQWAEAQAINEADISAVWYF
- a CDS encoding alpha/beta hydrolase, producing the protein MRFKLVCLFLLSGVLVGCTSLTSLYFVPRTVWIQTPQDVGLVYEDVYLTTADDITVHAWWIPAQQDGVLEHNEEQQADAPVVLYLHGNGENISSHFRSVAWLPERGVGVLALDYRGYGASEGRAMMPAVMMDVEAAAIWLKSRAPEQPLVVLGQSMGAALAVNFVAAAQHTYSIEALVLDAPFSGFPAVARSALAHSWIGYLFWPGTLFVPSTWDPVRLAPSIEVPVLVFHSPTDGVIPYDQGKEVYAALRSPSCWIDSVGPHIQTFAYPDLKEAAYRFIEAQGCSSFTGD